A DNA window from Acomys russatus chromosome 7, mAcoRus1.1, whole genome shotgun sequence contains the following coding sequences:
- the LOC127191476 gene encoding amyloid protein A-like: MKLLTGLIFCSLVLGVSSRSWLDFISEAYHGAGDMWRAYTDMREANWKNSDKYFHARGNYDAAKRGPGGVWVAEFLRYLRLLGLGVGGRHDCPGKSSGR, translated from the exons ATGAAGCTTCTCACCGGCCTCATTTTCTGCTCCCTGGTCCTGGGAGTCAGCAGTAGAAGTTGGCTTGATTTTATTAGCGAGGCTTACCATG GGGCTGGGGACATGTGGCGAGCCTACACTGACATGAGGGAAGCCAACTGGAAAAACTCAGACAAATACTTCCATGCTCGGGGAAACTATGATGCTGCCAAAAGGGGTCCTGGGGGAGTCTGGGTCGCTGAATTCCTCAGGTACCTCAGGTTGCTGGGACTCGGGGTGGGTGGCAGGCATGACTGTCCTGGGAAAAGCAGTGGAAGATGA